The Clostridiaceae bacterium HFYG-1003 genome includes a window with the following:
- the pstA gene encoding phosphate ABC transporter permease PstA: MNELNQAAAPSLSREEMEEQANINRRKRINSIWHGIFFGCTVIAIIFLAMLLYQILSVGLPHINWDFLTSFPSRRPGAAGVKAALAGSLWIMGLTALISFPLGVGAAIYLYEYAPKNRLTRFLELNIGNLAGVPSIVYGMIGLSIFANILGFGRTLITGALTLSLLILPVIITSSVEALKTVPDSMRQNALALGVTKWQMITGVVLPFAAPGIATACILAISRGIGEAAPLLVAGAVGMILAVPTSIFDQYTVLPIQIYDWTGRTLKEFHEKASAGIIVLLAILLFFNVMAVIIRKKFGKRYE; the protein is encoded by the coding sequence ATGAATGAACTAAACCAAGCAGCAGCCCCTTCACTGTCCCGGGAGGAAATGGAGGAACAGGCCAATATCAACCGGCGGAAGCGGATCAATTCGATCTGGCACGGTATTTTCTTTGGCTGCACCGTCATTGCCATTATTTTCCTGGCGATGCTGCTTTATCAGATTCTGTCCGTCGGTCTGCCCCACATCAACTGGGATTTTCTGACGAGCTTTCCGTCACGGCGCCCCGGAGCTGCCGGAGTGAAGGCGGCATTGGCCGGTTCCCTCTGGATCATGGGCCTTACGGCCCTTATCTCCTTTCCGCTGGGCGTAGGGGCTGCCATTTATCTGTATGAATATGCCCCGAAGAATCGGCTCACCCGATTCCTGGAACTCAACATCGGCAATCTGGCGGGCGTACCTTCCATTGTCTACGGTATGATCGGCCTCTCCATTTTCGCCAACATCCTGGGCTTTGGCCGAACCCTGATCACCGGTGCCCTGACTCTGTCGCTTCTGATCCTGCCGGTGATTATTACCTCGTCTGTGGAGGCACTCAAAACCGTTCCGGATTCCATGCGTCAGAATGCCCTGGCCCTGGGAGTAACCAAGTGGCAGATGATCACCGGCGTGGTGCTGCCCTTTGCCGCCCCGGGCATAGCAACTGCCTGCATTCTGGCTATTTCCCGCGGCATTGGCGAGGCCGCGCCGCTGCTGGTTGCCGGAGCGGTCGGCATGATCCTGGCCGTACCGACCTCGATCTTTGACCAGTACACGGTGCTGCCCATCCAGATCTATGACTGGACAGGACGCACCTTGAAGGAATTCCACGAAAAAGCATCGGCCGGAATTATCGTCCTTTTGGCCATTCTGTTGTTCTTCAACGTCATGGCAGTCATCATCCGGAAAAAATTCGGCAAACGGTATGAATAG
- the pstB gene encoding phosphate ABC transporter ATP-binding protein PstB — protein MSNIIEVEHLNFYYGNKRALEDINMKIRQNHVTALIGPSGCGKSTFLRCLNRMNDLIDDTRTEGLIQYMGEDINGSQVNLVHLRRKVGMIFQKANPFPKSIYENVLFGPKRHRPMKKAEQDELVESALRGAALWNEVKDTLHKSAFELSGGQQQRLSIARVIAARPDVILMDEPTSALDPLSTQKVEELVQELKENYTIVIVTHNMQQAARISDSTGFFLNGRLIEHDTTNNIFYNPKDKKTEDYISGRFG, from the coding sequence ATGAGCAATATCATTGAAGTAGAACATCTGAATTTCTACTACGGAAACAAACGAGCGCTGGAAGACATCAATATGAAAATCCGGCAGAACCATGTGACAGCCCTGATCGGGCCCTCCGGCTGCGGCAAGTCCACGTTCCTGAGATGTCTGAACCGGATGAATGACCTGATTGATGACACCCGGACCGAAGGCCTGATCCAATACATGGGCGAAGATATCAACGGCTCCCAGGTCAATCTGGTCCATCTGCGCCGGAAAGTCGGCATGATCTTCCAGAAGGCCAATCCGTTTCCCAAAAGCATCTATGAAAATGTCCTGTTTGGGCCAAAGCGTCATCGCCCGATGAAAAAAGCCGAGCAGGATGAACTGGTTGAATCGGCCCTGCGCGGTGCCGCGCTGTGGAACGAAGTCAAGGACACCCTGCACAAGAGTGCCTTTGAATTGTCCGGGGGACAGCAGCAGCGGCTGTCCATCGCTCGCGTCATTGCCGCCCGGCCGGACGTCATTCTGATGGATGAACCCACCTCGGCCCTGGATCCGCTGTCGACCCAGAAAGTGGAAGAACTGGTCCAGGAGCTGAAAGAAAACTATACCATCGTCATCGTTACCCACAACATGCAGCAGGCTGCCCGGATCTCCGATTCCACCGGTTTCTTCCTGAATGGCCGCCTGATTGAGCATGACACCACGAACAACATCTTTTACAATCCGAAGGACAAGAAGACGGAAGACTATATTTCCGGAAGGTTTGGCTAA
- the pstB gene encoding phosphate ABC transporter ATP-binding protein PstB — protein MEQELQEKFNQAKSVDQSVLPKAQREVKAQVALRERSPEEIPGETIIRVREMNFWYDQFQALKNLNLDIRENEITALIGPSGCGKSTFLRCLNRMNDLIPKTRVEGALEFKGRDINRDMDIMVLRKQIGMVFQKPNPFDMSVYDNIAFGPRIHGMKKKQELDELVERSLRKAAIWDEIKDRLHDNGLSISGGQQQRLCIARTLSTNPSIILMDEPTSALDPISTQKIEELMEELKKEYTVVIVTHNMQQAGRTADETVFFLNGEIVESGRTDKIFTNPLDKRTEEYITGRFG, from the coding sequence ATGGAACAGGAATTACAGGAAAAGTTTAATCAGGCAAAGAGCGTTGACCAAAGTGTTCTGCCCAAAGCCCAGCGGGAAGTGAAAGCCCAGGTGGCGCTGCGGGAACGCAGCCCAGAGGAAATTCCGGGAGAAACCATCATTCGCGTGCGCGAGATGAATTTCTGGTACGACCAGTTTCAGGCGCTGAAGAATCTCAATCTGGATATCCGGGAAAATGAAATCACCGCCCTGATCGGACCGTCCGGCTGCGGGAAATCCACCTTCCTGCGCTGTCTGAATCGCATGAATGATCTGATTCCCAAGACCAGGGTGGAAGGCGCATTGGAATTCAAAGGGCGCGACATCAACCGCGACATGGACATCATGGTGCTGCGCAAGCAGATCGGCATGGTGTTCCAGAAACCCAATCCCTTTGACATGTCCGTCTATGACAACATCGCCTTCGGACCGCGGATCCATGGCATGAAGAAGAAACAGGAGCTGGACGAGCTGGTGGAACGGTCCCTGCGCAAAGCCGCCATCTGGGATGAAATCAAGGATCGGCTTCACGATAACGGTCTGTCCATATCCGGCGGCCAGCAGCAGCGTCTATGCATTGCGCGTACTCTGTCCACAAACCCATCCATTATTCTGATGGATGAACCGACCTCGGCCCTGGATCCGATCTCCACTCAGAAGATCGAAGAGCTGATGGAAGAACTCAAGAAAGAATACACGGTGGTCATCGTTACTCATAACATGCAGCAGGCGGGCCGGACCGCGGACGAAACTGTATTTTTCCTGAATGGTGAAATCGTTGAATCCGGCCGCACCGACAAGATCTTTACCAATCCATTGGACAAACGGACAGAAGAATATATCACGGGCCGATTCGGCTAA
- the phoU gene encoding phosphate signaling complex protein PhoU, protein MSVKNIQSGLLSINNHLVRMALLAEEQIKEAIIALREKNVTLAEQVKSQDGIIDDLQRVVEDQSIKLIATQQPVAADLRTLFTTIKIVTDVERMADYAVDIARIAILLKDEDISDAMPEIERMAEIACTMLRESIDAYTAKDDDRAYEITKLDDEVDRGLMNLVKHLYYDAAQVEESRFKASQLNFVAKYLERIGDHATNICEWTIYIVTGEYVELNV, encoded by the coding sequence ATGTCAGTTAAAAATATCCAGTCAGGACTTTTAAGCATTAACAATCACCTGGTCCGAATGGCTCTGTTGGCAGAAGAACAGATCAAGGAAGCCATTATCGCGCTTCGGGAAAAGAATGTGACACTGGCCGAGCAGGTCAAAAGCCAGGATGGGATCATCGATGATCTCCAGCGGGTGGTGGAAGACCAGAGCATTAAACTGATCGCGACTCAGCAGCCAGTAGCCGCGGACTTGCGGACACTGTTCACGACGATTAAAATCGTGACCGATGTCGAGCGCATGGCGGATTATGCCGTTGATATTGCCCGCATCGCCATTCTGCTGAAAGATGAGGACATTTCCGACGCCATGCCGGAAATCGAGCGGATGGCTGAAATCGCCTGCACCATGCTGAGAGAATCCATTGATGCCTATACGGCCAAGGACGATGACCGGGCCTATGAAATCACGAAACTCGATGACGAAGTAGACCGTGGCCTGATGAATCTGGTCAAGCATCTTTATTACGATGCGGCTCAGGTGGAAGAAAGCCGATTTAAGGCTTCGCAGCTGAACTTTGTGGCCAAATACCTGGAACGGATCGGAGATCACGCCACCAATATCTGCGAGTGGACCATCTATATTGTAACCGGTGAGTATGTAGAACTGAATGTCTGA
- a CDS encoding DUF512 domain-containing protein — protein MSYNKLIQIDGKLVDPIRRNVITEVDKKSPADRAGITVGDRLVKINEVPVKDILDYRFLTAAERFTLTIQRSQGEETREYTVSIEKEMYEELGLNFASGIMDKASSCSNNCIFCFIDQLPPGMRETLYFKDDDSRLSFLQGNFVTLTNMTESDIRRIINYRISPINISVHTTNPELRVTMLNNRVAGNLYPRMQQLAAARIQMGAQIVLVPGYNDGAELERTLRDLAALHPYVTGVAIVPLGMTKYRQGLPNLIPFTAESSREVIHQLDELQQEFRLTTGSEFARCADEFYCMAGIDVPDEDFYDGYSQLEDGIGMIRLFRESIAATLEDLAPGSGSFSFVTGTSAHEEIRQAADQISQRNPRLAINTHRVLNDFFGHSITVAGLLTGRDVLNTLKQGTVHDHLIMPRNMFRSGEELMLDGVTIQDLERELDTKVLIVDYTGEDLIEQMNQAMAP, from the coding sequence ATGAGTTATAACAAACTCATCCAAATTGACGGTAAGCTGGTCGATCCGATCCGGCGCAACGTCATCACCGAAGTAGATAAAAAGAGTCCGGCGGACCGGGCCGGAATTACTGTTGGAGACCGTCTGGTTAAAATCAATGAGGTTCCGGTCAAGGACATATTGGACTATCGCTTCCTGACGGCAGCCGAACGCTTCACGCTGACGATTCAGCGGTCTCAGGGAGAGGAAACCAGGGAATATACGGTATCGATTGAGAAGGAAATGTATGAGGAACTGGGGCTGAATTTTGCCAGCGGCATTATGGACAAAGCCAGCAGCTGCTCAAACAACTGTATTTTCTGTTTTATCGATCAGTTGCCGCCCGGCATGAGAGAAACCCTCTATTTCAAGGATGATGACTCCCGCCTGTCATTTCTTCAGGGTAATTTTGTTACCCTGACCAATATGACCGAAAGCGATATTCGGCGCATCATTAACTACCGCATCAGTCCCATCAATATCTCGGTCCATACCACGAACCCGGAACTGCGGGTTACGATGCTGAACAATCGAGTGGCCGGAAATCTGTATCCTCGGATGCAGCAGCTGGCTGCAGCCCGCATTCAGATGGGCGCTCAGATCGTTCTGGTGCCTGGCTACAATGATGGGGCGGAACTGGAAAGAACGCTCCGAGATCTGGCGGCACTTCATCCGTATGTTACAGGAGTGGCCATCGTTCCGCTGGGTATGACGAAATATCGACAGGGACTGCCAAATCTGATTCCTTTTACTGCTGAATCCTCCAGAGAAGTCATTCATCAGCTGGATGAACTCCAGCAGGAATTCCGTCTGACCACCGGTTCTGAGTTTGCCCGCTGCGCAGATGAGTTTTACTGCATGGCGGGAATTGATGTTCCGGATGAAGATTTCTACGATGGCTACAGTCAGCTGGAAGACGGAATCGGAATGATTCGGCTGTTCCGTGAATCCATCGCCGCGACGCTGGAAGATCTGGCACCGGGCAGCGGAAGTTTCAGCTTCGTCACCGGCACTTCCGCTCATGAAGAGATTCGGCAGGCCGCCGATCAGATTTCTCAGCGCAATCCCCGGCTGGCGATCAATACCCACCGCGTTCTGAACGACTTTTTCGGCCACTCCATTACCGTGGCCGGATTGCTGACCGGACGGGATGTGCTCAATACTCTGAAGCAGGGAACTGTGCATGACCACCTCATTATGCCACGGAATATGTTCCGCTCAGGGGAAGAGCTGATGCTCGACGGCGTGACGATACAGGACCTGGAGCGCGAACTGGATACCAAAGTCCTCATCGTGGATTACACGGGGGAAGACCTTATCGAACAAATGAATCAGGCAATGGCGCCATAA
- the der gene encoding ribosome biogenesis GTPase Der, giving the protein MGKPIVAIVGRPNVGKSTLFNRLAGHRIAIVEDTPGVTRDRIYADADWLSHDFRLIDTGGIEPTSEDEILSQMRRQAEIAMETADVIIFMVDGKTGLADADREVASMLRRSGKPVVLAVNKIDNLHESANAYEFYNLGMGEPFAISSSQGLNLGDMLDEVVAHFPAAEAAEEEDETIRVAFVGKPNVGKSSLVNRLLGEERSIVTDIPGTTRDAIDSYLETEEGKFVVVDTAGLRRKAKVREEIERYSGLRTMTSIERADVIALLIDASEGATEQDEKIIGYAHEMKKGLLIIVNKWDLVEKDDKTMDRFTKELRVRFHFLNYVPFLFISAKTGLRSHKVLKEVARVFENYNRRISTGILNDVISKALLMKEPPVVSNRRLKVYYVTQTGVRPPTFIFFVNDPALLHFSYMRYLENQLRASFDFEGTGIKMEFRERKES; this is encoded by the coding sequence ATGGGAAAACCAATCGTCGCCATTGTCGGGCGCCCCAATGTAGGAAAATCGACACTGTTTAACCGTCTGGCCGGTCATCGGATCGCCATTGTCGAGGATACGCCAGGCGTAACCCGGGATCGGATTTATGCTGACGCCGACTGGCTCAGTCATGATTTCCGCCTCATCGATACCGGTGGAATCGAACCGACCTCAGAGGATGAGATCCTCTCGCAGATGCGCCGTCAGGCTGAAATTGCGATGGAAACCGCCGATGTCATCATCTTCATGGTGGACGGCAAGACCGGTCTGGCCGATGCTGACCGGGAAGTCGCCTCCATGCTGCGCCGCTCCGGCAAACCCGTCGTGCTGGCTGTCAACAAGATCGATAATCTGCATGAATCCGCCAATGCCTATGAATTCTATAATCTGGGCATGGGCGAACCCTTTGCGATTTCCAGCAGCCAGGGACTGAATCTGGGCGATATGCTGGATGAAGTCGTGGCTCATTTCCCGGCAGCCGAGGCAGCCGAGGAAGAAGACGAGACCATCCGGGTCGCCTTTGTCGGAAAACCAAACGTCGGCAAATCGTCCCTCGTGAACCGGCTTCTGGGTGAGGAACGCAGCATCGTAACGGACATTCCTGGCACCACCCGGGATGCCATCGATTCCTACCTGGAAACCGAAGAAGGCAAATTTGTTGTGGTTGATACCGCCGGTCTGCGGCGCAAGGCGAAAGTGCGCGAGGAAATCGAGCGTTATTCAGGCCTGCGCACCATGACCTCCATTGAACGGGCTGATGTCATCGCTCTGCTCATTGATGCCAGTGAAGGAGCTACCGAACAGGATGAAAAGATCATCGGCTATGCCCATGAAATGAAGAAGGGGCTGCTGATCATTGTAAACAAGTGGGATCTGGTGGAGAAGGATGACAAGACCATGGACCGCTTCACCAAAGAACTGAGAGTGCGCTTCCACTTCCTGAATTATGTTCCGTTCCTGTTCATTTCCGCCAAAACCGGACTGCGCTCGCACAAGGTTTTAAAAGAAGTGGCCAGAGTATTTGAAAACTACAATCGCCGGATTTCCACCGGTATCCTCAATGATGTCATTTCCAAGGCGCTTCTGATGAAGGAACCCCCGGTGGTCTCCAACCGCCGGCTCAAGGTGTATTATGTCACCCAAACCGGAGTTCGCCCACCGACATTTATTTTCTTTGTAAATGATCCGGCTCTGCTCCATTTCTCCTATATGAGATACTTGGAAAATCAGCTGCGAGCC